Proteins co-encoded in one Armatimonadota bacterium genomic window:
- a CDS encoding tripartite tricarboxylate transporter permease yields MGPLLDGFAVALHPINLAAAAAGVLVGQLIGVLPGIGPAATIAILLPVTFSLNATAAMIMFVGVYYGAMYGGTITSVLLNLPGESASVVTTLDGYQMAQQGRAGAALGIAAIGSFIAGTLGVVALMVLAPALARVALAFGPPEYAALLVLALSLVVHLGGEHRWKGAVSTLAGLWLATVGVDLISGQPRFTFGQLKLLSGVPFVPVAVGLFGLAEVLSTVHEGRVGTVVRADVRLRGVLPTAADWVASRWAILRGAVIGFLVGVLPGAGATAASMIAYAAEKRAARDPARFGRGAIEGVAAPESANNAAAVGALVPLLTLGVPGSAATAIMLGGLLVFGLRPGPLLFEQHPQFVWGVIASMYVSNLLLVLLNLLAIPAFVAVLRVPRAVLLPAIVAIAVVGVYSLENHVFEVWLALAFAAVGYVMRRFDYPAAPLVLALVLGRTLEEATRQSLLLSQGSMLIFVTRPLAVAFLAATAGLVLAPALRRRLGRV; encoded by the coding sequence GTGGGACCACTGCTCGATGGGTTCGCCGTGGCGCTGCACCCGATCAACCTGGCGGCAGCAGCCGCCGGGGTGCTCGTCGGTCAGCTGATCGGTGTGCTCCCGGGCATCGGCCCGGCCGCCACCATCGCGATCCTCCTGCCGGTGACCTTCAGCCTCAACGCGACGGCCGCGATGATCATGTTCGTGGGCGTCTACTACGGCGCCATGTACGGCGGGACCATCACGTCGGTGCTGCTCAACCTGCCGGGGGAGTCGGCCTCGGTCGTCACCACGCTCGACGGCTACCAGATGGCGCAGCAGGGGCGCGCGGGCGCGGCGCTGGGCATCGCGGCCATCGGTTCGTTCATCGCCGGGACGCTGGGCGTCGTGGCGCTCATGGTCCTCGCGCCGGCGCTGGCGCGCGTCGCGCTGGCGTTCGGACCGCCCGAGTACGCCGCGCTGCTCGTGCTCGCCCTCAGCCTGGTCGTCCACCTGGGCGGCGAGCACCGGTGGAAGGGCGCGGTCTCGACGCTGGCGGGCCTGTGGCTGGCCACCGTGGGCGTCGACCTGATCAGTGGCCAGCCGCGGTTCACCTTCGGCCAGCTCAAGCTGCTGAGCGGCGTGCCGTTCGTCCCGGTGGCGGTGGGCCTCTTCGGGCTCGCCGAAGTCCTCAGCACCGTGCACGAGGGCCGCGTGGGGACGGTGGTGCGCGCCGACGTGCGGCTGCGCGGCGTGCTCCCCACGGCGGCCGACTGGGTCGCCAGCCGCTGGGCGATCCTGCGCGGGGCGGTCATCGGCTTCCTGGTGGGCGTCCTTCCCGGGGCCGGCGCGACGGCCGCTTCGATGATCGCCTACGCCGCGGAGAAACGGGCCGCCCGCGATCCGGCGCGGTTCGGCCGCGGGGCCATTGAAGGCGTGGCGGCCCCCGAGAGCGCCAACAACGCCGCCGCCGTGGGTGCCCTGGTGCCGCTGCTCACCCTGGGCGTGCCCGGATCGGCGGCCACCGCCATCATGCTGGGCGGCCTGCTGGTCTTCGGGCTGCGGCCCGGCCCGCTGTTGTTCGAGCAGCACCCGCAGTTCGTCTGGGGCGTCATCGCCAGCATGTACGTGAGCAACCTGCTGCTGGTCCTGTTGAACCTCCTGGCGATCCCGGCGTTCGTGGCGGTGCTCCGCGTGCCCCGGGCGGTGCTGTTGCCCGCGATCGTCGCCATCGCGGTGGTGGGCGTCTACAGCCTGGAGAACCACGTCTTCGAGGTGTGGCTGGCCCTGGCGTTCGCGGCGGTGGGGTACGTGATGCGCCGCTTCGACTACCCCGCCGCGCCGTTGGTCCTGGCGCTGGTCCTGGGACGGACCCTGGAGGAAGCCACGCGCCAGTCGCTGTTGCTCTCGCAGGGCAGCATGCTGATCTTCGTCACGCGCCCGCTGGCGGTCGCCTTCCTGGCGGCGACGGCGGGCCTGGTGCTCGCGCCGGCGCTGCGTCGGCGTCTGGGGCGGGTGTGA
- a CDS encoding tripartite tricarboxylate transporter TctB family protein, whose translation MEQRRPDDADARWDRVVAAAVLAFALYVIAEARRMAYWQERIPGPGFAPLWLGIGLAVAAVGVLASSRPGATGRADSTRGLSDARAPGTAPPAGPSPPTSGALPAAVRGARTVVWGLAAVTVVAVALLERIGTGATLVLLLASSVRLLGGSWRTALLAAAGLTAGLVWLFGRWLQVPLPRGPWGF comes from the coding sequence GTGGAGCAGCGACGCCCTGACGACGCGGACGCCCGCTGGGACCGCGTGGTGGCTGCAGCGGTGCTCGCCTTCGCCCTGTACGTCATCGCCGAGGCCCGTCGGATGGCATACTGGCAGGAGCGGATCCCCGGCCCGGGCTTTGCGCCCCTGTGGTTGGGCATCGGGTTGGCGGTGGCAGCCGTCGGCGTGCTCGCCAGCTCCCGACCTGGGGCCACCGGCCGAGCCGACAGCACGCGCGGGCTCTCCGACGCACGGGCGCCCGGCACCGCACCACCCGCTGGACCGTCTCCACCCACATCGGGCGCGCTCCCCGCAGCCGTGCGGGGGGCGCGGACGGTGGTGTGGGGGCTTGCGGCGGTCACCGTGGTCGCCGTGGCGCTCCTGGAGCGGATCGGTACGGGCGCGACCCTCGTGCTGCTCCTGGCCAGCTCGGTGCGGCTGCTGGGCGGGTCCTGGCGCACGGCCCTGCTGGCCGCGGCCGGACTCACCGCAGGACTGGTGTGGCTGTTCGGCCGCTGGTTGCAGGTTCCGCTGCCCCGCGGCCCCTGGGGCTTCTGA
- a CDS encoding tripartite tricarboxylate transporter substrate binding protein codes for MRTLTAAVCCAVLLGLALPAWSQAYPSRPIEFVVPFGAGGGSDLLARAIAKVMAEERLLPVPLTVTNRPGGSGAVGYSYVLSKRGDPYFLATVSASFWTTPLVGQAPFTYKDFTPVAGLASDVFLLVVRRESTYRTLREVIEVARRSPDLISVGGSAVASDDRVATGLLQRGANIRLTYIPFGGSGPALTALLGGHVSSAWMNPGEALEHLKANKVRALAVTAATRLKILPDVPTFRELGYDIVWDQFRGVVMPPAVPAEAVRVMAEAFAKLCRSARWQREYIEPNVLQPVCQGPAEFAKSLEEVNEKYRRVFQDLGLIK; via the coding sequence ATGCGCACCTTGACGGCCGCAGTGTGCTGCGCCGTGCTCCTGGGACTCGCGCTGCCCGCGTGGTCCCAGGCGTACCCCAGCCGACCCATCGAGTTCGTGGTGCCCTTTGGCGCCGGCGGTGGCAGCGACCTGCTGGCGCGCGCCATCGCCAAGGTCATGGCGGAAGAACGGCTGCTCCCGGTGCCGCTGACCGTCACCAACCGTCCGGGCGGGAGCGGCGCGGTGGGCTACAGCTACGTGCTCAGCAAGCGCGGCGACCCCTACTTCCTCGCCACGGTCAGCGCCAGCTTCTGGACGACGCCGCTGGTGGGCCAGGCGCCGTTCACCTACAAGGACTTCACGCCCGTGGCAGGCCTGGCCAGCGACGTGTTCCTGCTGGTGGTGCGGCGCGAGTCGACCTACCGCACGCTGCGCGAGGTGATCGAGGTGGCGCGGCGATCGCCCGACCTGATCAGCGTCGGGGGCTCGGCCGTCGCCTCCGACGACCGCGTGGCAACAGGGCTGTTGCAGCGCGGGGCCAACATCCGGCTGACCTACATCCCCTTCGGCGGGAGCGGGCCTGCGCTCACGGCGCTGTTGGGCGGCCACGTCTCGTCGGCATGGATGAACCCGGGGGAGGCCCTGGAGCACCTGAAGGCCAACAAGGTGCGTGCGCTGGCCGTGACGGCGGCCACGCGCCTGAAGATCCTGCCCGACGTGCCCACCTTCCGCGAGCTGGGCTACGACATCGTCTGGGACCAGTTCCGTGGCGTCGTCATGCCGCCGGCGGTCCCGGCGGAGGCGGTGCGCGTGATGGCCGAGGCCTTCGCGAAGCTGTGCCGCAGCGCGCGCTGGCAGCGCGAGTACATCGAGCCCAACGTCCTGCAGCCGGTCTGCCAGGGGCCTGCGGAGTTCGCGAAGTCGCTGGAGGAGGTCAACGAGAAGTACCGGCGCGTCTTCCAGGATCTGGGGTTGATCAAGTAG
- a CDS encoding acetamidase/formamidase family protein produces the protein MAAHVLSPDRVHYKWNKDLPPALVVEPGDTVTCRTRDVTDGQVTPGCDAAVLASLDFERIYPLAGPIYVTGAEPGDALEVEILDLRPLEWGWTGIIPTLGLLAEEFTTPYIRHWDLRNGYSTRLRDDIVIPLQPFCGVMGVAPAAPGEHFVLPPGVFGGNMDIRHLNRGATLLLPVQVEGALFSAGDCHAAQGDGEVCVTGIECPMEFTLRFGVRKGLRLPAPQFRTPGPLTPRYDARGYYATTAVGPDLMQDAKDAVRAMIDHLVRTYGLSREDAYVLCSVAVDLKISEIVDAPNWIVSAYLPLSIFTP, from the coding sequence ATGGCCGCGCATGTCCTGTCCCCCGACCGGGTGCACTACAAGTGGAACAAGGACCTGCCGCCGGCGCTGGTGGTGGAGCCCGGCGACACGGTGACGTGCCGCACGCGGGACGTCACCGACGGGCAGGTGACGCCAGGGTGCGACGCCGCGGTGCTGGCGTCGCTGGACTTCGAGCGCATCTATCCCCTGGCAGGCCCCATCTACGTCACGGGCGCGGAACCCGGCGACGCGCTCGAGGTGGAGATCCTCGACCTGCGGCCGCTGGAGTGGGGGTGGACGGGCATCATCCCCACCCTGGGCCTGCTGGCCGAGGAGTTCACCACGCCGTACATCCGGCACTGGGACCTGCGCAACGGCTACTCGACGCGCCTGCGCGACGACATCGTGATCCCCCTGCAACCGTTCTGCGGGGTGATGGGCGTGGCGCCGGCCGCGCCGGGCGAGCACTTCGTGCTACCGCCCGGGGTGTTCGGGGGCAACATGGACATCCGCCACCTCAACCGGGGCGCGACGCTGCTGTTGCCGGTCCAGGTCGAGGGCGCCCTGTTCTCGGCCGGTGACTGCCACGCGGCCCAGGGCGACGGCGAGGTGTGCGTCACGGGCATCGAGTGTCCCATGGAGTTCACCCTGCGATTTGGGGTCCGCAAGGGCCTGCGCCTGCCGGCGCCGCAGTTCCGTACGCCCGGCCCGCTGACGCCCCGCTACGACGCCCGGGGCTACTACGCCACCACGGCCGTGGGCCCCGACCTGATGCAGGACGCCAAGGACGCGGTGCGGGCCATGATCGACCACCTGGTGCGTACCTACGGCCTGTCGCGCGAGGACGCTTACGTGTTGTGCAGCGTGGCCGTCGACCTGAAGATCAGCGAGATCGTCGATGCGCCCAACTGGATCGTCTCGGCGTACCTGCCGCTGTCGATCTTCACGCCCTAG
- a CDS encoding aldo/keto reductase, whose protein sequence is MEHRLFGPTGVSVPVIGQGTWLLERDDRREALAALRRGLDLGATHIDTAEAYGDGAVEELVGEAIAGRRAEVFLVSKVRPSNASRQGTVRACERSLRRLRTAYLDCYLLHWPGSHPLEDTIAAFEQLVAAGKIRSWGVSNFNEDELAEAVRLAPGRVACNQVLYHLGERGIEHYVLPACARHGVALVGYSPFGQGAFRSHPTLEAVARRHGATPRQVALAFLVRQPGTFTIPKAGRVAHVEENARAGALRLADDDIRAIDAAFPPPRPRRGYLPVL, encoded by the coding sequence ATGGAACACCGTCTCTTCGGCCCCACGGGCGTGTCCGTGCCCGTCATCGGCCAGGGCACCTGGCTGCTGGAGCGCGACGATCGGCGCGAGGCGCTCGCCGCGCTGCGCCGGGGCCTCGATCTGGGCGCCACCCACATCGACACCGCCGAGGCCTACGGCGACGGCGCCGTCGAGGAGCTCGTGGGGGAGGCGATCGCCGGCCGGCGCGCCGAGGTCTTCCTGGTGTCCAAGGTGCGGCCGTCCAACGCTTCGCGCCAGGGTACCGTGCGCGCGTGCGAGCGGAGCCTGCGGCGCCTGCGCACCGCGTACCTCGACTGCTATCTGCTGCACTGGCCGGGATCGCACCCGCTGGAGGACACCATCGCGGCCTTCGAACAGCTCGTGGCCGCCGGCAAGATCCGCAGCTGGGGCGTCTCCAACTTCAACGAGGACGAGCTCGCCGAGGCGGTGCGGCTGGCCCCCGGGCGGGTCGCCTGCAACCAGGTGCTCTACCACCTCGGCGAGCGCGGCATCGAGCACTACGTCTTGCCCGCCTGCGCGCGCCATGGGGTGGCGCTGGTGGGCTACAGCCCGTTCGGCCAGGGCGCGTTCCGCAGTCACCCGACCCTGGAGGCGGTGGCCCGCAGGCACGGGGCGACGCCCCGACAGGTGGCGCTCGCGTTCCTGGTGCGCCAGCCGGGCACCTTCACGATCCCCAAGGCAGGACGCGTCGCCCACGTCGAGGAGAACGCCCGCGCCGGCGCCCTGCGGCTGGCCGACGACGACATCCGGGCCATCGACGCGGCCTTTCCGCCGCCGCGGCCCCGCCGGGGGTACCTGCCGGTGCTGTGA
- a CDS encoding membrane dipeptidase has product MLIVDAHLDLAMNALQWNRDLLQSVYTIRTQENYTPGKGRGQGTVALPELRRGRVALCFATALARSTGRPVPHLDFLSPAQAYAVAVGHLAYYRALERGGHVRVVTDAATLDAHMQAWEAWETTGAHEATAPPLGVVLSMEGADPILDPDQLDEWVRAGLRVLGLAHYGPGRYAGGTGTEGGLTDLGVALLPAMRRLTVVLDLTHLSDRAFWEALERYDGPVLASHNNARTLAPHQRQFTDEQIRAIAARGGVIGAAFDNWMVLPGWRHGDDPRLVKLDDVVRHIDHICQLLGTARHCGIGSDLDGGFGREGAPGDLDTIADLQQVATLLAARGYPADDVAGIMYRNWWAFLRQAWGAGAEPPAVTPSTAAADRGSRAARRPGG; this is encoded by the coding sequence ATGTTGATCGTCGACGCCCACCTCGACCTGGCCATGAACGCGCTGCAATGGAACCGCGACCTGCTGCAGTCGGTCTACACCATCCGCACGCAGGAGAACTACACCCCGGGCAAGGGCCGGGGGCAGGGCACCGTCGCGCTCCCCGAGCTGCGCCGCGGCCGCGTGGCCCTGTGCTTCGCCACGGCCCTGGCGCGCTCGACCGGGCGCCCCGTCCCGCACCTCGACTTCCTGTCGCCCGCGCAGGCGTACGCCGTGGCTGTCGGCCACCTGGCGTACTATCGCGCGCTGGAGCGCGGAGGCCACGTGCGCGTGGTCACCGACGCCGCAACGCTCGACGCGCACATGCAGGCATGGGAAGCGTGGGAGACCACCGGGGCCCACGAGGCCACCGCGCCGCCGCTCGGCGTGGTCTTGAGCATGGAGGGTGCCGACCCCATCCTCGACCCCGACCAGCTGGACGAGTGGGTCCGGGCCGGCCTGCGGGTGCTGGGGCTCGCGCACTACGGGCCCGGCCGCTACGCCGGCGGCACCGGCACCGAGGGCGGGCTCACTGACCTGGGGGTGGCGCTGCTGCCGGCCATGCGTCGCCTCACCGTGGTGCTCGACCTCACGCACCTCTCCGATCGGGCGTTCTGGGAGGCGCTGGAGCGCTACGATGGCCCGGTGCTGGCGTCCCACAACAACGCCCGGACGCTGGCGCCGCACCAGCGGCAGTTCACCGACGAGCAGATCCGCGCCATCGCCGCCCGGGGCGGCGTTATCGGTGCTGCCTTCGACAACTGGATGGTCCTCCCGGGCTGGCGCCACGGCGACGATCCCCGGCTGGTGAAGCTGGACGACGTCGTCCGGCACATCGACCACATCTGCCAGCTGCTGGGGACCGCGCGCCACTGCGGCATCGGGAGCGACCTCGACGGCGGCTTCGGCCGTGAGGGCGCACCCGGCGACCTCGACACCATCGCCGACCTCCAGCAGGTGGCTACCCTCCTGGCGGCCCGCGGGTATCCTGCCGACGACGTGGCGGGCATCATGTACCGCAACTGGTGGGCGTTCCTGCGGCAGGCGTGGGGCGCGGGGGCGGAGCCGCCCGCCGTCACCCCGAGTACCGCAGCCGCGGATCGAGGAAGTCGCGCAGCCCGTCGCCCAGGAGGTTGA
- a CDS encoding ABC transporter permease — protein sequence MAREALGETTPRGAPGGRRPGAVALVARMVRRRRVIGLGAAILAAMVTVAVAAPWIAPYDPLELDPPARLQGPGARHRFGTDDFGRDVFSRVVFGARLSLLVGAAVTVLAVWAGVVVGLVAGASPRLDRIVMRVMDGLMAFPDILLAIALMAALGPSLRNVIVALSFVYTPRVARVVRASVLVIVHQEFVDAARAIGASGGRILLRHVLANSLSPVIVQATFIAAYAMLGEAALSFLGVGVPPEVPTWGGLIAAGQLYVQQAWWISIFPGAAIILTVLALNLLGDGLRDFLDPRLRYSG from the coding sequence ATGGCCCGAGAGGCGCTCGGGGAGACGACGCCAAGAGGCGCCCCGGGCGGGCGGCGGCCCGGCGCGGTGGCGCTCGTGGCGCGCATGGTGCGCCGGCGCCGCGTCATCGGCCTGGGCGCGGCGATCCTGGCGGCCATGGTCACGGTGGCCGTCGCTGCCCCGTGGATCGCCCCGTACGACCCGCTGGAGCTGGACCCGCCGGCCCGGCTGCAGGGGCCTGGCGCCCGGCATCGCTTCGGGACCGACGACTTCGGCCGCGACGTGTTCAGCCGGGTGGTCTTCGGCGCACGGCTGTCGCTGCTGGTGGGCGCGGCCGTCACCGTCCTGGCGGTCTGGGCGGGCGTGGTGGTCGGGCTCGTGGCCGGCGCGAGTCCGCGGCTGGACCGCATCGTCATGCGCGTCATGGATGGGCTGATGGCGTTCCCTGACATCCTGCTGGCCATCGCCCTCATGGCTGCCCTGGGCCCGAGCCTGCGCAATGTGATCGTCGCGCTGAGCTTCGTCTACACGCCGCGGGTCGCGCGGGTGGTGCGGGCCTCGGTGCTGGTGATCGTCCACCAGGAGTTCGTGGACGCCGCGCGGGCCATCGGCGCCTCGGGCGGCCGCATCCTGCTGCGGCACGTGCTGGCCAACAGCCTCTCGCCGGTGATCGTGCAGGCCACCTTCATCGCCGCCTACGCCATGCTGGGCGAAGCGGCGTTGAGCTTCCTGGGGGTGGGCGTGCCGCCCGAGGTGCCCACCTGGGGCGGGCTCATCGCCGCAGGGCAACTCTACGTGCAGCAGGCCTGGTGGATCAGCATCTTCCCCGGTGCGGCCATCATCCTGACGGTGCTGGCCCTCAACCTCCTGGGCGACGGGCTGCGCGACTTCCTCGATCCGCGGCTGCGGTACTCGGGGTGA
- a CDS encoding ABC transporter permease: MTAYLAGRILALIPVLLVVGAVVFGLTRFTPGDPVRVLLGEDARPEQVQALRRHLGLDRPLVVQFGLWVARAVRGDLGVSYFNRLPVRWIIAQHLGPTVMLALLAITVALCIGIPVGVVSALFRNSWLDQASLALALLGAAVPSFWLGLSLIVVFAVGLGWLPSSGFKPLTEGLWPSVRHLLLPALALGLPNSALIIRFVRSSLLDVISADYVRTARAKGLAERVVIFRHALRNALVPILTVVGLTFAALMGGAVVTETVFAIPGIGQLVVSSVLRRDYPVIQGVTLVVTTSYVMINLVVDLLYLAVDPRVKY, translated from the coding sequence GTGACGGCCTACCTCGCCGGGCGGATCCTGGCACTGATCCCGGTGCTCCTGGTGGTCGGCGCCGTGGTGTTCGGACTCACCCGGTTCACGCCCGGCGATCCGGTGCGGGTGCTACTGGGCGAAGACGCCCGCCCCGAACAGGTGCAGGCCCTGCGCCGCCACCTGGGCCTGGATCGGCCGCTGGTGGTCCAGTTCGGCCTGTGGGTGGCACGGGCGGTCCGGGGCGACCTGGGCGTCTCGTACTTCAACCGGCTGCCGGTGCGGTGGATCATCGCGCAGCACCTCGGCCCCACGGTGATGCTCGCGCTGCTGGCCATCACCGTGGCGTTGTGCATTGGCATCCCCGTCGGGGTCGTCTCCGCCCTCTTCCGCAACTCCTGGCTCGACCAAGCCAGCCTGGCCCTGGCGCTGCTCGGCGCGGCCGTGCCCAGCTTCTGGCTGGGATTGTCGCTGATCGTGGTGTTCGCCGTGGGGCTTGGCTGGCTGCCCTCGTCGGGGTTCAAGCCCCTCACCGAGGGGCTGTGGCCCAGCGTCCGCCACCTGCTCCTGCCGGCGCTGGCGCTCGGACTCCCGAACTCCGCGCTCATCATCCGCTTCGTGCGCAGCAGCCTGCTGGACGTCATCAGCGCGGACTACGTGCGCACGGCGCGGGCCAAGGGCCTGGCAGAACGCGTGGTGATCTTCCGACACGCCCTGCGCAACGCCCTGGTGCCGATCCTCACCGTGGTGGGACTCACCTTCGCGGCGCTGATGGGCGGCGCGGTGGTGACCGAGACGGTCTTCGCGATCCCGGGCATCGGCCAGCTCGTGGTCTCCTCGGTGCTGCGCAGGGACTACCCGGTGATCCAGGGCGTGACGCTGGTGGTGACCACCAGCTACGTGATGATCAACCTCGTGGTCGACCTCCTCTACCTGGCCGTGGACCCGCGGGTGAAGTACTGA
- a CDS encoding ABC transporter substrate-binding protein, whose protein sequence is MIRRPGTQLVGALVLIALLVAVTASTAGPAPRRGGVLRFALIGEPPTLDPSATTVGVTANVGASIFEGLFAFDRSWRPQPMLVDSYTISPDGRTYTFRLRRNVFFHNDKELTAEDVVASLNRWGKVGSRGAVVYQSVDAVTAQDKYTVVMRLKEPFAPLLAFLALPSSMAAIMPKEIAEATPVGPVKEFIGTGPYRFVEWVPNRHIRLARWTKYSPRTETPNLYAGRREPLADEVVFYPVGNVATRIAGVQTGEFDVADSISTDLYAQLKADPRVVPEIVDRGIWLVFFFNKKSPLTSNVKLRQAILVALNMQPILQVTIGNPDLYALSPSLYPRGTPWYSEAGAEWYNVGDVERAKRLAAEAGYRGEPIRWLTTLQYDWMFKATTVAATQLRRAGFTIDQQVYEWAGVVERRARPGEWEMFTTGHGFVPDPALIDVFSPAYPGWWDSPTKTELFRQFTRAVDLQERQRLWHRLHELVYTEASWVKTGEFFFVHLRAKALQGFTPAPWFVTWNLPAIK, encoded by the coding sequence ATGATCCGTCGGCCTGGCACCCAGCTCGTGGGAGCCCTGGTGCTCATCGCCCTGCTGGTAGCCGTCACCGCCTCGACGGCGGGGCCCGCGCCGCGGCGGGGTGGCGTGTTGCGGTTCGCGCTGATCGGCGAGCCGCCGACCCTCGACCCCTCGGCGACGACCGTGGGCGTGACCGCCAACGTCGGCGCCTCGATCTTCGAGGGACTGTTCGCGTTCGACCGCAGCTGGCGGCCGCAACCGATGCTGGTCGACTCCTACACGATCAGCCCCGATGGCCGGACGTACACCTTCCGCCTGCGGCGCAACGTCTTCTTCCACAACGACAAGGAGCTGACCGCCGAGGACGTGGTGGCGTCGTTGAACCGTTGGGGCAAGGTCGGCTCGCGCGGCGCGGTGGTCTACCAGTCGGTGGACGCGGTGACCGCGCAGGACAAGTACACGGTGGTGATGCGCCTGAAGGAGCCGTTCGCGCCGCTGCTGGCCTTCCTGGCGTTGCCGAGCTCCATGGCCGCCATCATGCCCAAGGAGATCGCCGAGGCCACGCCGGTGGGACCGGTGAAGGAGTTCATCGGCACCGGGCCCTACCGCTTCGTGGAGTGGGTGCCCAACCGGCACATCCGGCTGGCCCGGTGGACCAAGTACAGCCCGCGGACCGAGACGCCCAACCTCTACGCCGGGCGGCGCGAGCCGCTGGCCGACGAGGTCGTGTTCTACCCGGTGGGCAACGTGGCCACGCGCATCGCGGGCGTCCAGACCGGCGAGTTCGACGTGGCCGACAGCATCAGCACCGACCTCTACGCGCAGCTGAAGGCCGACCCGCGGGTCGTGCCGGAGATCGTCGACCGCGGCATCTGGCTGGTGTTCTTCTTCAACAAGAAGTCGCCCCTCACGTCCAACGTGAAGCTGCGGCAGGCGATCCTGGTGGCCCTCAACATGCAGCCGATCCTGCAGGTGACCATCGGCAACCCCGACCTCTACGCCCTGTCGCCCAGCCTCTACCCGCGCGGCACGCCCTGGTATTCGGAGGCCGGCGCCGAGTGGTACAACGTGGGCGACGTGGAGCGGGCCAAGCGGCTGGCAGCGGAAGCCGGGTACAGGGGCGAGCCCATTCGCTGGCTCACCACCCTGCAGTACGACTGGATGTTCAAGGCCACGACGGTGGCGGCGACCCAGCTGCGCCGCGCCGGGTTCACCATCGACCAGCAGGTCTACGAGTGGGCGGGCGTGGTCGAGCGGCGCGCCCGGCCAGGCGAGTGGGAGATGTTCACCACCGGCCACGGGTTCGTGCCCGACCCGGCCCTCATCGACGTCTTCAGCCCGGCCTACCCTGGCTGGTGGGACTCGCCGACCAAGACCGAACTCTTCCGGCAGTTCACCCGGGCGGTCGACCTGCAGGAACGCCAGCGCCTCTGGCACCGGTTGCACGAGTTGGTCTACACGGAGGCCAGCTGGGTCAAGACCGGCGAGTTCTTCTTCGTGCACCTGCGGGCCAAGGCGCTCCAGGGCTTCACGCCCGCGCCGTGGTTCGTCACCTGGAACCTGCCGGCGATCAAGTGA
- a CDS encoding LysE family transporter, producing MAAGDLLLVSLSWWAVSLSGVLMPGPVSALAVSEGARRGAAAGPLVTLGHAVAEVGMFAALALGTSRLLQQPVVVGAIGLVGGVVLAWMGWGIVQAARQGAEAGAAPAAVPAPAGSGAAVVRAGLLATVFNPYWLLWWATVGAAYYVLFARFGAPALLALFLVGHLALDLGWCSVLALVVGAGRGRIPPRAHRALLGVCGVFVLATSVYFAVSGVTLLWTAP from the coding sequence GTGGCCGCGGGCGACCTGCTTCTCGTCTCGCTGAGCTGGTGGGCGGTCAGCCTCTCGGGCGTCCTGATGCCAGGACCGGTGTCGGCGCTGGCCGTGAGCGAAGGCGCCCGGCGGGGCGCGGCGGCCGGCCCGCTGGTCACCCTGGGCCACGCCGTGGCCGAGGTGGGCATGTTCGCCGCGTTGGCCCTGGGCACGAGCCGCCTGCTGCAGCAACCGGTGGTCGTGGGCGCGATCGGGCTCGTCGGCGGTGTCGTGCTGGCATGGATGGGCTGGGGCATCGTGCAGGCCGCGCGCCAGGGCGCGGAGGCGGGCGCTGCGCCCGCGGCCGTTCCGGCGCCTGCGGGCAGCGGCGCCGCGGTGGTGCGCGCAGGTCTGCTGGCCACCGTGTTCAACCCCTACTGGCTGCTCTGGTGGGCGACGGTGGGGGCGGCGTACTACGTGCTGTTCGCGCGGTTTGGGGCCCCTGCGCTGCTCGCGCTCTTCCTGGTGGGGCACCTCGCGCTGGACCTGGGCTGGTGCAGCGTGCTGGCGCTGGTGGTGGGCGCAGGACGCGGGCGGATTCCGCCGCGCGCGCATCGCGCACTGCTCGGCGTCTGCGGCGTCTTCGTGCTCGCCACCAGCGTCTACTTCGCTGTCTCCGGGGTGACGCTGCTTTGGACCGCGCCCTGA